CGAGCGCTGTGCTGCGAGAGCAGAGCTGTATCTAGGTCATCGCCGAGCCCTCCTCTGCCCGCGGCGGGGACCGACGTCGCCACCGGCCGCGTCTCCTCCAAGCAGAGGAGCTTTGAGGACGGTGACGCCAGGTGAAGGATGCACAGCGGGCTGCTGCTGAGGGCCTGCCTGCGGATCTGCCTCCCAGGAGGGGTCTGAGGGACGGAGGAGCCCTACCTCCGGAGAACCCTACCTGAGGAGGGGTCTGAAggacggaggaggaggagcgcgaggagggagatgctctcctgagtgcccccagcccaggcaccaGAGGCTTTGCTCCCCATGGCAAAGACTAGAGCTCGAGCTAAAAAAGGCATCCCTACAAGGAGGAAGGGTGCAAGGAGAGGGCCCCAGGCCTCGGCGTAGGCTCAGGTGATGAAGGGGTTGTACTCCGTCACATACCGGGCTGGTGGCATACGGCGCAGGGGAGCTCCTGGCATCTGCTCGTGCTCTGGAGCACTTCAGGTACTTCTCATGGAAGATGAAAGCAGTGGAGTACCACCCTGCCCTGGCAAGCAGCAGGCTGGGGACATCAGCCTGGCCGGCAGCTCCCCGAGGATGCCCTGCACGTCGGGTTTGCGGTGGGGGAGGACAGAGACCAGACAACCCAGCTCAAAGAGACAAGGCATTTGCCCAGACCAGCGATCTTCCACTTTGCGACTGCGTCATGCACACCAAACGCCCGCACGCGTGCCTTGCTCGCGGAGGTCACAGGCGCCCAGGACCAGAGCTTTTCTGGTGCAACAGCGCGTGGAGCCAGAGCGGGTTTCACCGCTCGCTGCTCAAAGGGCAACTCCAGGCAAGAGCTCCTCCAGCCTGAGCAGGGCATGAACTTGGGCTAACGCTGCCCGGACATCAGCACAGCCAGCTCAGGGTTAATTTTACAGCTGGGGCAACGCACAGAGGGAAACATCTGAGCTATGGCACGCACGGCTCCATAAATAAGGCACCCTCTCCCGAGTATTTCTGGAGTGGCCAGAGGAGCCAGCCACCACAGGAATAAACCTCTTCACTTTGCAAAGGAAATTCAGCTCCTGAGCCTGCAGGTTAGCTTGAGCTGGGTTCGCCCCAGGAGCACCCGGCTCTGCCCGACCCACGCGGCTGGGTGCCCCTTGCTCCCAGTACACCCAGTCACAGCCCCGGCTGGGACGCAGGCCCGTCGCACGGCTCCCCTGACTTGCTGGCACGCTAGCGAGCTCACGTTCCCCTGCCTCAGGTCTGGCCCATTGAGCGTGTTTCTGTTAAATGCATTTGAGAACAAAAATCCgtcttcagcagaaaaagaaaaatcagctcaTTAAGAAGACAGACAGCGTCTACAGTCTGAAAGGAACAGCAAATGGCAGCTGCCAAAAACGTCAATGTTAAATGCAGCTGCCAGCTGGGATTTATTAAAAGGTAGCTATACAGCGGCGGCGGCAAACGGCACATCTTGTACTTGGGTactctccccttcctctcccacctTCGCGGAGGTTGCTGGCTCGCATGCATCCAGCCCCGCTGTGACCTCCGGGACTGGCAGCCTGGACGTGATGGGTTTTGCTCACTGCCTGCCTATTTTATTTGGTTCTTTTACCTGCGAAAGCCAGAACCGCTGAAAACAGCTAAAGCATTACTCTGGGAGGGCGAGGTACCACCTTTCCCAGCGTGACCCtgctctgtgtgggcagggaaACGCACCCAGCACTGTTCCGGACAGTAACTAAGCCACCGCAGGCTCAGCCACGAAAACAAGCAGGCACCAGGCTCATGCCATCCAACTGGAGTTTTCCCTTGCTCCTACAGAGGATCCGGGCTCTATTCCACACGTGAATACCCTATGCTAAAATAGAAGGACAAGACATCTAGGGAAGGGAGAAAACGGGTAAATACCACCTGTATTGGCTCAAGAAGCAAGGCGCACTCAGCAGGGACCACAGCACTTGTGTCCTACACCTGGCACGGAGGTGGGGCATCTCCAAAATGAAGCACGAGCTGGCCTCCACGCTCCTCTCTGCAGAGGTGTTTGCTCTTGTCACTCGCAACCTACCTGGTTCTTCATCATCAGCGCAGGACAAGGACTGATGCCTGTCTCAGCCCCACATGCCATCACCCAGCGACACCTCCCACCCCGTGGAATTTCCCACCCGTACCCACCTCTTTAAGACTGATGTTTGCTGTGTAGACCACGTTCGTCCCATCCCTCTTGAAGTGCGAGTGAGGCTTGTCCTTGAGGATGAAGACTATGTCGGCAGGGATGTTGTCTGGGGTGGCGTCCCCTTCCTTGGGGAATGTGATTTTGGTTCCCTCCTTCCAGCCCCGTTTGATGACAATGTTTAGGATCTTGTCCTCAGTCCTCATGGTTCGGCCATCAGCGTTGAGCCTTCTGCGTGTGATCTTCATCCTCTTGGTGGAGCCGTGGTAGATCTCTTCCAGGGACACCTTGAGCTCATGGATGACGGGTGGGTCTTGGACCTTCCTCCGCGTGTGCAGGGACTCTTGGTGCCGCCGGTGAACCCCGTTAATGCCGTTGAAGCCAAACCGGCCAAAGGCACTGAAAGGGTCATCATCGTCATCGATATCCATGTCTTCCTGGTCAAAGCCATTGAACATCCGGGAGCGGCTGCTAGCGAAGAAGATGTCGAAAGGGTTGGAGCCTCCGAAGAAGGATGCGAAGGTGGCATGCGGGTCTCCATGGAAGGTGTAGTGGAAAGTGTTCCCTGAGCCACCTGAAGAGCCACCTCCAGTTTTGAGACCTGGAAAAGAAGGGGGAAGACGAGACATGAACGCTCCCCGCCTGTGGACGCCGTGCTGAGACCGCACTTCCCAGGCAGGAGCGTGGTCTCTGTGGGCTCCAGGCAGCCCTTCCAGCATCTCCTGGGGGTGCAAGTCACCCCCGCCAGCCCAGCCATCTGCAAAGTGTGTGGGCTAGGAAGGCACCACCTCAACCCATGACACACAGTCCTGTCCCTGCACCCAAAAATCCATTCAGGTTTTGTCCCTGCTGTCCCTACAGAAGTGCTTCTTTGGTTCTTTCCACCCAGTTCACGGCCCTCACACGTAAAACATTTCCTGGCCAGTCCATCTCCATTATCCCTGCGGGCAGGCTCCCTTCTGCCCAAATAGCCCCGTTTCTCAGGCAGCACCGACGGCCACAGACCAGGAGCATCATGTCCTGCAGATGAGATCCGGCTTTGAGCTCGGTGAGCGACTGTCGCTCTGGCTGGCCGAGCAGGTGGGGGCTCAGCAGACCTCCAGGTCAGCACGTGGCTCCCTGCACACAGACTACACAGAATGCCAGGGAAGCTCAAGGTCTGGATCTTTCAGCAACCATTCCCCTGGGAAGCTCCCCTGCCTGGTCCCAGGCTGAGCCTCACGTCACTGCAACCCCCCCAAAGTCCCAAGCAGCCAACGCACACGACGAGTGGCCCCCCCAAAGAGGTCACACACGCCCTGTGAGGCTATTTTTGACCAGGAGGGGCCACGAAGGGTTAAGCCAAGTCCAGCTCAAGGACTATTTTGAGGGGACGCTGGTGACAGTGAAGGGCTATTTCTGACATTTCTGACGGGCTGTCCCTCACGCTGGTCCCTGCGGTGGGAGATAGGAGAGGGACAGGCACAGAGCGGGCAAGTTCGTGGGTCTTTTCTGATCGGTGACGTTAATACTGTGTGTGGGTGGGGGGGCTCTCGCTCCACCTCGCTCACCCCAGCGCCTGGGACCCAGAAGGCCCTTGAAATGCTGATCCCCAAGACACGTTGCTCCAATAAAAGGCATCTGATGGGAAACGAAAGGTGGACCACAGCTGGACCAATGGAGTTTGGCTTTGCCGGGACTCCCTGTCCCGCTGGGACGAGGAGGTGATTTTGCCAAGTCCCCGACGAGCCCCTGCCCCTGACAGATTGTACAGCCAGGAGGTTTCACCTTTAATCCCATGACGCCAGCCTGAGCGGGGTCTGATTTCGGCGTCGCCTCCGGGGAAAGGCTGGTTTCCCACTTGTGACAGCCACTTCTCACTTTACACCACAGCCAACCACCCTGCCTCAGTGCGTCCATCACAGCCCTGACATAACTAACGGGTCGAGAATTAACCCTGCACCGGTTAATTCTGCCGGTGGCTCATCAGGGGATGCACCTGCCCGATGGCCCCGCGAGAGGGGCTGCCTCTTCCACCCAGCAGCCTGTCCGGTCCAGACCTCCTGCTCTTTCAAGCACCCAAGCCCTGGGCTGATTAATGCAGATGCTATTCGGCGCTCTCCTCAAATGGGGTTGTGCTCTTCCATCTTCGACTAATAAGGCCGCCCGCGGTGGAGaggctcttctcctcctcctcctcctccgtgccAACCACCAGACAACAGCAACCGCTTGGTTTCAAAACAAGGACCTATTACTTAAATTGGGAAAAGCTTTGAATCCTGTAGGTCAGCCTGCACCGGGGAGGACAGCAGGACCAGTGCCCAAACGCGAGGGGAATGTGGGCAGTACTCCTCCGCCGggaaatttatttaattaaaaggtTGCTAACGAATTTGCCCAGGTATGACCCAAGCGGAGCAGCCCGGTGGGGCGCGGGTTGAGAGTCGATTTCTGGCACTGGCAGAGCCTTCGCTCTCCCCATTTTCGCAGCCATCAGCCCCGGCACGCACCGCAGGAACGCGTCTGCGTGAAAACGCTCCCTCGCCTATAAAATCTGCTTTGGACCCCGCGCCCCACAGCGCTCGTCCCCTTACCTTCCTCCCCGTACTGGTCGTAAACGGCTCTTTTCTTGGGGTCGCTCAGGACGTCGTAAGCCTCCGCGATCTCCTTGAACTTCTCCTCGGCGTTGGGGTCTTTATTCTTATCGGGGTGATACTTCAGGGCCATTTTCCGATAGGCTTTCTTAATTTCATCCTCGTTGGCGCCGGACTGGATGCCCAGGATCTTGTAATAGTCCTTCCCCATGACGGCGACGCTGCCGGGAGCCGAGTACTTAttcctgaaagcagaaaagaCAGCTCTCCGTAAGGCGAATACCGCACCGGGGCGGCTGGGGACGGGACCGGCAACGCACTTATCGCGGAGCCGATGCTCCCCGCGTCCCACCGGCCAGCAGCACCAGAGCCGGCCCAAGTCCACGCTTCCCACCGGAGGTCAGAGCCCCGGCGCCAGGACGTGCCCCGGCTCCGGTTTTacccccccgagccccgcggTGGGGATGGGGAGACTCATCTCCGGGGCTGACGGGGAGAGGGAGAGCCCGAGCCCGGGGCACGGCGTTATTATAGAGCCCACGCCACTGCTCACGTCAGGCCAGGACCACGTCCCCGTCCCGGCCCCCCTCCCTGAGCCAGGAGGGCTGAGCCATGTCTAAATCTAGCCACCGGCCCATGTCCGTCTGTCCCTCCCCAGTGCTCTCCCAGCCAGGGGCCAGGGACGGGAGTCGGGGTGATGACAGCAGGTTTTTGGaggctgaaagcagcagcagggaccgTGCTGCTGCCTTCACCTTAAAGGAACTTCAAACGTTCTGTTCCTGAAAGCAATTGGCATTCGGCTGGAGATAAGCGCCTCCGGCGTGTCAGAGACGTAATTTGTATTTAGCGAAGAGAGAACGGAGCCGTTAGACAGAAACATCTTGTGATGGTGGgagggcttttttatttttttttttttgtttttaaaaaaaaaaaaaaaaaatcccacactttCTAGCCTGACTTGCACTCCCTGAGAGCCTTCAACTGCATCTTGCAGTAAGCCAGAAACCCAGGGCTCACTCACTCCGTCGTGCGGGGGCTGGGGCCATGCCTGTACCAAGGCATGGAAAACCTGGTGGCCTTAACCCAAGGAAGGAAGGACAGGTGACCAACTCATCCCCCAGCCATGCCGCCGGAGTCCCAGGGAGCAGCCGGGAGGGTAGCTCCTCCAAGCAAACCCGAGCAAGCCCCACGCTCCTCCAAGGATGCTCTCCGCTGCTCCCCTGCCTTTGGTTATCCGACATGGGCTCCCGTCTCCCCAGAACCTGACCTGCCCTCGCCTCGCACACTCCCGGCCCTGCTTGTCTCCAGGCCATGCCCCAGCAGACCCTCTGCTCTCAGTTCAGCCCTCCTGCCCACATCCCGCTCCCCGCTCTGGTCCAGGGCTCACCCCGTCCTCATTCcaaacgtccctgggcagcctcagcCCACCACGCCCCTCCAGCAGAAGGATTCTGCTTGGGGTGTGAGGCTTGGACCTTTCCCTCACCGCCATACAAGTCACCAGCTGTCCCCAGAAGCTCCCGGTGGAGGCCATGGCGGGACCCCCTGAACCGCGGCAGCTCAGCACCCCGAGGCGCGCACCCTCAGCGCCGCACCGAGCCCCCGGCATCCATCCCAAGCATCCGAGGCTTGCCTTGGGTCATCCCTCAGGCAGTGACCCCTCAGCAGCTGGGCAGACACTAGGTGGGCTTGGAAATGGACCGCCTTGGTTCAAACCACTGACTCCTGCTGATTTTTACCCCAGCCACGGAGCAAGAGCCCCGACAAGGGGTGAAGGCACCCAAGCCACGGACCTCAGAAGGACTCGGCCAGGGGAGATGGGGGCACCCACGGACACGTGAGGCAGCCCGGGGTGGAGCACAGAAGAGGTGGGAGAAGGTCCCTGGGGGCGTAAAGAGCATCCGGCAGCGTCTCCCGCGGCAGCTCCTGGATGCCAGCACGTTTCCGTACCGGCTCCTGCGTGCAGAGCTGCCGCCGGCACCCAGCCCACGCAGGCGCTGGGGGATGCTCTACCCCCCGCCCACCTCCGCCGCCCCATCTgccctccccgcggggccggggggctgcgggagacCCTGCGGCGAGCAGCGGTGCGGGGTCTGAGAGGCAACCTGCCAATCCCCCACCCCCGCCAAAGGTCAGCCCAGCACCTCCCTACCCCGCGCGGGGCAGGGGCTCCTCGCAACCAGCACCGGGACCTGGACCAGGGTTTGGCCCATCCGGACGATGCCAACCCTCCCGCAGCGAGGGCAAGCCAGGCAGCGCTGAAGATAACCCCGTCGCACCCCGGCTGGGGAGACACGGAGGTTGCAAACCTTCAGTTGTCCCCACCCCGCCCCGGGGACCACAAGCGCCTGGCTCTGACCCTGCACAGCCCAATCTCACGGCACCTCCAAGACCCCCTCGCCCGGCTGAAAACCCACGGCGCTTCCCACGAAAACACGCCCCATCCCAATAACACGCCGTCGCCCACGCAAGATCTCCGGTCTTGACCACCCAGGGGTCTTTGGCCGGGGTGGGGATGCCCACCGGGGGTGCTTTCCCAGCCAGGGACCCCTTCCTCTGTCtgggaccggggaggggggaatCTCCGCACCGAaacgcagccccgcgccgcggtTTACCGTGCCGGTGAGGACCAGCTGCCGGCGGGTGACCCGGTGGGTTACGGCACGCTCCGGAGGCGACGCTCACATGCACGATGATGGTAAATGGTAAAACACGACTCTGTCCCCGCagagcctccctccctccttcccaccccccgGGGATCAGCTGCGCCTTGCCaccgctcctctcccccttcTGCTCAGTCAtccctctcctgccttcccaTTTAACCCCCTCGGGAGCGGGAGGGAAGGCACCGCAGGAGCGGGCTGAGACATCCCTGCGTCGCCCTCCCAACCCAGACCCCTTCGGACCAGCCACGGCCACCCAGCCCGggagaaaaatcacaaacagCCCCAAGCCCCGCCGAGCCAGCCCAGCCTCCTCTCGCAACCAccgaggggggggtgggggtgaggaaaaagaaaataaagaaaaaaataaaaaattaaacctTTGTTCCGGCCCCGCACATGACATCAGCCCGTGCAACCGCTGGAGGAGCGCGCCAGCTGAATAGCGATCGTTTGACATAATCGCTCCGCTCGGCAGTCATCTAAGGGAACAAACCCACGCCGGCAGCGTCACCGcggagaggggttttttttcttccccccccccccacctcgggGTGCGAGGTCACCGTGGGATGCCGAGGACGGGCACCGACGTTTTAACGAGGACGCGAGGTCGAGAGGCAGAAACCCACTTACCGAAACTTTACGAACACATTCAGAGTCCAAGCCGTCATTTTTAAAGGGTCTAGCTTTATTTTAAACATCGCGGCTGTCCGCGGGCGCCGGCGGGTGCTGTGTGCCCGGCCGGGAGGGCAGCGCGGGGACGGCGCAGAGGACGGTGCCGGCTCGTGCCGGGgatcccgccgccgccgccaaggGATGCTCGGGATGCTCGGCTGGCGAGCctccctctccagctcctccggcacGCCGGCACGGCAGCTCCTCGCCAGCCCGGCAGCCACCGTTGGCTCTGACCTCCGCTCTCAGGTCGGCTCCAAAAGGGCTTCGGCGGCGGGCGAGCGGGCGTCGAcgcggagctgctggggagctgccgtCCTTTGTGCGCTTCCCAGCTGCGCGCAGGGGGGACCCTTCAATGGAGGCGCTCGCCGAGCCGTGGTTTTCCTTTTAATTGGTTTCTCGGCGCTTTCTGGCTAAGCCACCGGATTATTACACGTCTGCCGTCAGCTCCGGCAtcctcccaccccgctgccgccaggccccccggccgccccgctgccACCACATCCCCCGCCGAGAAGCGGGGAGCGCAGCCAGGAgccccccccggtgtccccagaAATTACTTTTGCTGACGCCCCGGGCTGTGCACCCGCCAGGCGAATCGGGGAGGGAGAAAAGTAGGGCGGCGGTGATgtgagaggcaaaaaaaaaaattaaaaaaaaaaaaaaaaaaaagtcacgttCACCAATTTGCACCTCCCCGGCTTTCCCCTTCGGATGCGCGGGGGTCCCTGCGGACCCCTCCCCGGCCGCCAGCACCGGTCCCCCGACCGAACAGGTCCGAGCGCCGCGCTCCCACCCAGCGACCCGAGCCCCGGGACGgtgccagctcccagcccggcGGCACAAAACCTACTTCTGAGAAGTCACCTTCACGCGCGCCAAGGAAATCCAATGCCACCGCGTCCCCCCGGGTCCGTCACCGTCACTCGCGGGCCACTGAGAGCATCCTCTCCGGATGCCCCACGCCGAAACCGGGCAGCCGTACCGGGTCATCACCGGGCGGCTCCTGCATCCCACCCTCGCCAAGCAGAGCAccgcggcagcccccagcccgctgcaccgtccccggggtctgggggtccggCGGCTCGCCGGGCACCGGGGTGGGTGAGCCGGGATGGGTGCCGGGGCCGGTGCGTACCTCTCGGCGCGGCTCCAGAAGAGCAGGATGGCCGGCATGGCAGCGTATCCCGGGTTCGGTCAGGGAGCCGGAGTGGATCTCGGCGTGCCGGGGCAGGCAGAGCCACCCGTGCCCGTGCCGGCTTGCAGCCGCAGGCAACCAGGCAGCAATGTCATGACTACCCGCAATGAATCATCCCCTCCCCGGGCCCCCACACGCACCgcccgcctccccctccccaccgacAGCCCCACTGGGGTGCCGGCACCTGCGTGGGGACGGGGTTAACCCTCCCCTCGCTGCTTCGGCCCCCGCTGACAGCGCCGCTGGCTGCTGCC
This DNA window, taken from Opisthocomus hoazin isolate bOpiHoa1 chromosome Z, bOpiHoa1.hap1, whole genome shotgun sequence, encodes the following:
- the DNAJB5 gene encoding dnaJ homolog subfamily B member 5 isoform X1, with the translated sequence MFKIKLDPLKMTAWTLNVFVKFRNKYSAPGSVAVMGKDYYKILGIQSGANEDEIKKAYRKMALKYHPDKNKDPNAEEKFKEIAEAYDVLSDPKKRAVYDQYGEEGLKTGGGSSGGSGNTFHYTFHGDPHATFASFFGGSNPFDIFFASSRSRMFNGFDQEDMDIDDDDDPFSAFGRFGFNGINGVHRRHQESLHTRRKVQDPPVIHELKVSLEEIYHGSTKRMKITRRRLNADGRTMRTEDKILNIVIKRGWKEGTKITFPKEGDATPDNIPADIVFILKDKPHSHFKRDGTNVVYTANISLKEALCGCTVNIPTIDGRVIPLPCNDIIKPGTVKRLRGEGLPFPKAPSQRGDLIVEFKIRFPDRIAPQTRQILKQHLPCS
- the DNAJB5 gene encoding dnaJ homolog subfamily B member 5 isoform X2 is translated as MPAILLFWSRAERNKYSAPGSVAVMGKDYYKILGIQSGANEDEIKKAYRKMALKYHPDKNKDPNAEEKFKEIAEAYDVLSDPKKRAVYDQYGEEGLKTGGGSSGGSGNTFHYTFHGDPHATFASFFGGSNPFDIFFASSRSRMFNGFDQEDMDIDDDDDPFSAFGRFGFNGINGVHRRHQESLHTRRKVQDPPVIHELKVSLEEIYHGSTKRMKITRRRLNADGRTMRTEDKILNIVIKRGWKEGTKITFPKEGDATPDNIPADIVFILKDKPHSHFKRDGTNVVYTANISLKEALCGCTVNIPTIDGRVIPLPCNDIIKPGTVKRLRGEGLPFPKAPSQRGDLIVEFKIRFPDRIAPQTRQILKQHLPCS
- the DNAJB5 gene encoding dnaJ homolog subfamily B member 5 isoform X3, whose translation is MGKDYYKILGIQSGANEDEIKKAYRKMALKYHPDKNKDPNAEEKFKEIAEAYDVLSDPKKRAVYDQYGEEGLKTGGGSSGGSGNTFHYTFHGDPHATFASFFGGSNPFDIFFASSRSRMFNGFDQEDMDIDDDDDPFSAFGRFGFNGINGVHRRHQESLHTRRKVQDPPVIHELKVSLEEIYHGSTKRMKITRRRLNADGRTMRTEDKILNIVIKRGWKEGTKITFPKEGDATPDNIPADIVFILKDKPHSHFKRDGTNVVYTANISLKEALCGCTVNIPTIDGRVIPLPCNDIIKPGTVKRLRGEGLPFPKAPSQRGDLIVEFKIRFPDRIAPQTRQILKQHLPCS